One region of Glycine max cultivar Williams 82 chromosome 9, Glycine_max_v4.0, whole genome shotgun sequence genomic DNA includes:
- the LOC102670231 gene encoding uncharacterized protein, whose amino-acid sequence MSLCSKFLKDLLTKKGKYINNETVVVGGNCSAVIQKLPHKFKDPGSVTIPCSIGDVFVGKAFIDLGASVNLMPLSMCSRIGNLKIDPTRMTLQLENCSITRPFGVVEDVLVKVCHFTFLEDFVIMDIEEDEEIPLILGRPFMLTAKCVVDTGNGNLELSMNDQKGTLILFDEVKHPSTNKPCFKVEAVEQEEKDLKACLEDLERLKEVHAGEDTVEALKKDKPPEKPSLELKTLPTHLKYAFLEENNIKPVIISSSLSTEEEA is encoded by the exons ATGTCATTATGCTCAAAGTTTTTAAAGGACCTCCTCACTAAGAAGGGAAAGTACATCAACAATGAGACCGTTGTAGTAGGAGGCAACTGTAGTGCAGTGATTCAGAAGTTGCCTCATAAGTTCAAAGATCCAGGAAGCGTCACCATCCCTTGTTCTATTGGGGATGTATTTGTAGGTAAGGCTTTTATTGATTTAGGAGCAAGTGTTAATCTAATGCCGCTTTCCATGTGCAGCAGAATAGGGAACCTAAAAATTGACCCCACTAGGATGACACTCCAGCTGGAAAACTGCTCCATCACCAGGCCATTTGGAGTAGTAGAAGACGTCCTGGTCAAAGTCTGCCACTTCACCTTTTTGGAGGACTTCGTGATCATGGACATTGAGGAAGACGAAGAGATTCCCTTGATTTTAGGAAGACCATTCATGCTGACCGCCAAATGTGTGGTGGACACGGGGAACGGAAACCTAGAGCTAAGCATGAATGATCAAAAGGGCACCTTAATCCTTTTTGATGAAGTCAAACATCCCAGCACCAACAAGCCATGCTTCAAGGTGGAAGCAGTTGAGCAAGAG GAAAAAGACCTGAAGGCCTGTCTAGAAGACTTGGAGCGACTCAAAGAGGTTCATGCAGGGGAAGATACTGTTGAAGCCCTAAAGAAGGACAAACCTCCAGAAAAGCCAAGTTTGGAGTTAAAGACCCTACCCACGCACCTGAAGTATGCCTTTCTAGAGGAGAACAACATCAAGCCAGTCATAATCAGCAGTAGCCTCtcaacagaagaagaagcatAG